A part of Agrobacterium vitis genomic DNA contains:
- a CDS encoding type I polyketide synthase: MDGFSQRVYDVFSPIAIVGVGALFPEAKNADEYWTNIVKGKDCLKDVPETHWKISDYYDPNPSTPDKTYARRGGFIPETAFNPVEFGLPPSQLDVTDILQILSLSVAKQTFLDAGYDHAKLNREKTGVVLGITGANSLVTPLTSRLQYPLWQKVLESRGLPKAQVDDIVETLKLAYAPWEENSFPGMLGNVVAGRIANRFDLGGINCTVDAACASSLAAMRMAIDELHSGRADMMLTGGCDAENTILMYMCFSKTPAFSKKGVISPFDENSDGTLIGEGIGMMLLKRLEDAERDGDQVYAVIKGLGSASDGKFKSIYAPRAAGQVKALQRAYQQAGISPHDVDLWEAHGTGTAVGDATEVDGLKTFLKSWDNDGSSSPIALGSVKSQIGHTKAAAGAASAIKAALALQHGVLPPTINVNRPDPKLGLEETSLYLNSTARPWFRDPKTAKRRVGVSAFGFGGTNFHLVLEEAPQTAKAPKLRSVLPRPIVVAAPTVAALRKRCEELLTATGEGAWPFDVSIPENHPRLGLVAADETSRRALLSEAIQLLDSRPATSEWRHPKGITFRPGAFANAKLGGLFAGQGSQHPNMGRMAAVAIPALGDFVGAADTLFAKDGAQPLSQVMFPIPAFDDADRKAQEQALRRTQYAQTAIGALSAGHYRWLQNLGLKLEAVAGHSFGELTALWASGALSDADFSSLAKARGDAMADVTGDGAGTMTAVKAGREQLESLIAATKGSVHFCNLNTPKQTVVGGAVEAIEKFEADLKAASIGFVRLNVAGAFHTPQVEGAVTAFAKRIDQTSFAVPQIPVYANRNGKPYAASAADVAAQLKGQLREPVEFIKIIEQMYADGIRVFIEFGPRSTLSKMTADILGDRPHLAIALDHGQPDKADAGLIEAVVDLAVAGIALENPVGTAGLAEAPAKKGEINLNGMNYVSPSRKEAFAKALANPVVVAPKPVPTPPQPVAAKPLAASPAPVRSEPPKPVAANVAFGAPPPSQPPSIKAASVEKPAEPLAQKQAVALTAPASRSSFAEKPMSFLKNESSSEPAVAFGGGDLVAELARSNGELHREYLKFEQSALQALVHNAGELSAAHVDMLCEIHEETNLTHREFMRSLPGLFLGQGELPAARVRTVEHEPARHEPVKRMIETAVAHAAPVAAAKPAVAAPALEPVAAPVQPPAAKPVSAAPPAPVAAKPVVAQAAAPAAAPAAPAAVVRDTLLAVVSEKTGYPAEVIDLDMDLEADLGIDSIKRVEILGSLKERLPQMAELSPDRMGELRTLAQILELAGSASPALQASATPAAQHAAASIVAPTPAAFAPAVAAGAIRETLLAVVSEKTGYPADVIDLEMDLEADLGIDSIKRVEILGSLKERLPQMAELSPDRMGELRTLAQILELAGSAAPAPVAQPAAVSIATPVSAATSPAVAAGAVREALLSVVSEKTGYPSDVIDLDMDLEADLGIDSIKRVEILGSLKERLPQMAELSPDRMGELRTLAQILALATEGAVTDVPAASVAAPVPASVVVPALAPTQALVPEPAGLPVGAVREALLAVVSEKTGYPTDVIDLDMDLEADLGIDSIKRVEILGALKERLPQMAELSPDRMGELRTLAQILTLAEGEASNAGEPQQKEAALASFKDGDDLIGRGVVTLLPAPLDLVTQQAFQKGAKFLLTGTDDALILALQKGLKSKGIEAVWLRFEGKVSSKAGPQLAAGKDEAELKQQFEAQGPWDGVIYVHPKTIDNALPGAESDASVLWLKRALLLAKLSITPLTARAAQGRTVFMTLSRMDGALGYRDGSLATVAAGALSGLVKTYAAEAPHIFARAVDIAPQIEDAAAADLLVQEVFDARHSITEIGLDGQGRWKPSIEAISSSDAVTVADPDELFIVTGGARGVTADCVLALASAAPRRFLLLGRSALEAEPAWATGLETDAQLKGAALAALREGKAPVTPKLIDQTVRGVLAGREIRQLLAALEKLGSHASYLSLDISSPAISSLGDHPEIQKAAKISLVHGAGALADAAIAQKKISEMDRVFTPKIFGLAGLIKALTGKPFHRVLLFSSVAGLFGNPGQADYAMANEMLNRFAASQSVKGADVRAINWGPWLGGMVTPEIREIFMKRGVPIIPRDIGGQFFARETAMPLPATGAVLVGGLTPINARFVPFAELPQAPRRLALSGHDWTKSLLLADHQIKGRPVVPAAFVLGLVADGLESLLPGWTFSGFDQFNVLNGLVINKDWRGDFELSLSALRAETAETIRLDVMLADGSGRPRYKADNILLRKAAFMPPQPGKALPSLEPSTPANGFYTDGTLFHGESLQMLKTYRKLETASYLFRIAQPAAIHSAALNGFADSTLLDAVSVDAVLQAALAATRLEADSPSLPMRLGSATLTSRPEPGSDWLIAARLKASRAQELDWELTGYDLDGRLQMQLVATTVKRDEAPSGSQGTKSVEAVK; the protein is encoded by the coding sequence ATGGACGGGTTCTCGCAGCGCGTATACGATGTCTTTTCTCCTATCGCTATTGTTGGCGTAGGAGCTTTATTTCCGGAAGCTAAAAACGCTGATGAATACTGGACCAATATTGTCAAAGGCAAGGATTGCCTGAAGGATGTGCCGGAGACCCATTGGAAGATCTCCGATTATTACGATCCAAATCCTTCAACGCCTGACAAGACCTATGCGCGCCGCGGCGGTTTCATTCCTGAAACGGCCTTCAATCCTGTCGAGTTCGGTCTGCCGCCGTCTCAGCTCGATGTCACCGATATTCTACAAATCCTCAGCCTCAGCGTCGCCAAGCAGACCTTTTTGGATGCGGGTTATGACCATGCCAAGCTGAACCGGGAAAAGACCGGCGTCGTGCTCGGCATTACCGGCGCCAATTCGCTGGTGACACCGCTGACCTCGCGCCTGCAATATCCGCTGTGGCAGAAGGTTCTGGAGAGCCGGGGCCTTCCCAAGGCTCAGGTTGACGATATCGTCGAGACGTTGAAGCTTGCCTATGCGCCTTGGGAAGAAAACTCCTTCCCTGGCATGTTGGGCAATGTCGTGGCGGGGCGCATCGCCAACCGCTTCGACCTTGGCGGCATCAATTGCACGGTGGATGCGGCCTGCGCCAGCTCGCTGGCGGCTATGCGCATGGCCATCGATGAGCTGCACAGCGGTCGCGCCGACATGATGCTGACTGGCGGCTGCGACGCCGAAAACACCATCCTGATGTATATGTGCTTTTCCAAGACGCCCGCCTTCAGCAAGAAGGGGGTGATTTCGCCGTTTGATGAGAATTCCGACGGCACGTTGATTGGCGAAGGCATCGGCATGATGCTGCTGAAGCGGCTGGAAGATGCCGAACGCGATGGCGACCAGGTCTATGCTGTCATCAAGGGTCTCGGTTCGGCCAGCGATGGCAAGTTCAAGAGCATTTACGCACCGCGCGCCGCCGGACAGGTCAAGGCATTGCAACGCGCCTATCAGCAGGCGGGCATCTCTCCCCATGATGTTGACCTGTGGGAGGCCCATGGCACCGGCACGGCGGTGGGCGATGCAACCGAAGTGGATGGTCTCAAGACCTTCCTGAAGAGCTGGGACAATGACGGGTCTTCTTCGCCGATCGCGCTCGGCTCGGTCAAATCGCAGATCGGTCATACCAAGGCAGCCGCAGGTGCCGCTTCCGCCATCAAGGCAGCTCTTGCCTTGCAGCACGGCGTTCTGCCCCCGACCATCAATGTTAACAGGCCGGACCCGAAGCTGGGTCTGGAAGAGACATCGCTCTATCTGAATTCCACGGCGCGTCCGTGGTTCCGCGATCCCAAGACCGCCAAGCGTCGGGTTGGTGTCAGCGCCTTCGGCTTCGGCGGTACGAACTTCCATCTGGTCCTTGAGGAAGCCCCGCAGACAGCGAAGGCACCGAAGCTCCGCAGCGTCTTGCCGCGCCCCATCGTCGTTGCAGCCCCCACGGTCGCTGCTCTGCGCAAGCGTTGTGAAGAGCTTCTCACCGCCACAGGCGAGGGTGCCTGGCCTTTCGATGTTTCGATCCCGGAAAACCATCCGCGCCTTGGCCTGGTGGCCGCAGACGAGACCAGCCGCCGCGCTTTGTTGAGTGAAGCGATCCAATTGCTCGACAGCCGTCCGGCCACATCCGAATGGCGCCATCCAAAGGGTATCACCTTCCGCCCCGGCGCATTTGCAAATGCCAAGCTGGGCGGCCTGTTTGCCGGGCAGGGGTCGCAGCACCCCAATATGGGCCGCATGGCGGCGGTCGCCATTCCAGCGCTCGGCGATTTCGTCGGTGCTGCCGACACTTTGTTTGCCAAGGATGGTGCTCAGCCGCTCAGCCAGGTGATGTTCCCGATCCCGGCCTTTGACGATGCGGATCGCAAGGCACAGGAACAGGCATTGCGTCGCACGCAATATGCCCAGACGGCAATCGGCGCATTGTCGGCAGGTCATTATCGCTGGCTGCAAAATCTCGGCCTCAAGCTGGAAGCGGTGGCAGGCCACAGCTTCGGCGAATTGACAGCGCTCTGGGCCTCCGGGGCCTTGAGTGATGCTGATTTCTCAAGCCTGGCCAAGGCGCGTGGCGATGCCATGGCTGATGTGACCGGCGACGGCGCTGGCACGATGACGGCTGTCAAAGCCGGTCGTGAACAATTGGAAAGCCTGATTGCCGCCACCAAGGGCAGCGTTCATTTCTGCAATCTGAATACGCCGAAGCAGACCGTGGTTGGCGGAGCAGTCGAGGCCATCGAAAAATTCGAGGCCGATCTCAAGGCCGCCTCCATCGGCTTTGTCCGGTTGAATGTTGCCGGGGCGTTTCATACGCCGCAGGTCGAAGGCGCTGTTACCGCATTTGCCAAGCGGATCGACCAGACCAGTTTTGCCGTGCCGCAGATCCCGGTTTATGCCAATCGCAACGGCAAGCCCTATGCCGCTTCGGCTGCGGATGTTGCGGCCCAGCTCAAGGGGCAATTGCGCGAACCGGTCGAGTTCATCAAGATCATTGAACAAATGTACGCCGATGGCATCAGGGTGTTCATCGAGTTCGGCCCGCGCTCGACGCTGTCGAAAATGACCGCCGATATTCTCGGTGACCGGCCCCATCTGGCAATTGCGCTTGACCATGGTCAGCCCGACAAGGCGGATGCAGGTCTTATCGAAGCGGTGGTGGATCTGGCGGTCGCGGGTATTGCGCTTGAAAACCCGGTCGGGACCGCAGGCCTTGCAGAGGCTCCGGCCAAGAAGGGCGAGATCAACCTCAATGGCATGAACTACGTGTCACCGTCCCGCAAGGAGGCCTTTGCCAAGGCGCTGGCCAATCCGGTCGTGGTGGCGCCCAAGCCGGTTCCCACGCCGCCGCAGCCTGTCGCTGCAAAGCCGCTGGCTGCGAGCCCAGCGCCGGTCCGGTCTGAACCACCAAAGCCAGTGGCGGCAAATGTCGCGTTCGGCGCTCCACCACCATCCCAGCCGCCATCAATCAAAGCGGCATCCGTGGAAAAGCCAGCCGAGCCTTTGGCACAAAAGCAAGCCGTTGCCCTGACGGCGCCTGCCTCCAGATCTTCATTTGCGGAGAAACCCATGTCCTTCCTGAAGAATGAATCCTCGTCCGAGCCAGCCGTGGCTTTCGGTGGCGGCGATCTCGTCGCTGAATTGGCGCGGTCCAACGGCGAGCTGCATCGCGAATATCTCAAATTCGAGCAAAGCGCCTTGCAAGCCCTGGTGCATAATGCCGGGGAGTTGAGCGCTGCCCATGTCGATATGCTCTGCGAGATCCACGAGGAAACCAACCTTACCCACCGTGAATTCATGCGCAGCCTGCCGGGCCTGTTTCTTGGTCAGGGCGAACTGCCAGCCGCGCGGGTCAGGACGGTCGAGCATGAGCCTGCAAGGCATGAACCGGTCAAGCGGATGATCGAAACCGCTGTCGCCCATGCCGCACCTGTTGCCGCCGCTAAACCTGCGGTCGCCGCCCCGGCATTGGAGCCTGTCGCCGCTCCGGTTCAGCCCCCAGCCGCCAAACCGGTTTCCGCAGCCCCGCCCGCGCCCGTAGCTGCAAAGCCTGTTGTTGCGCAGGCCGCGGCTCCTGCTGCCGCACCCGCTGCGCCAGCAGCGGTTGTCCGCGATACCTTATTGGCGGTCGTCAGCGAAAAGACCGGCTATCCCGCAGAAGTCATTGACCTCGACATGGATCTCGAAGCCGATCTCGGCATCGACTCGATCAAGCGTGTGGAAATCCTCGGCTCCCTGAAAGAGCGGCTGCCGCAGATGGCGGAGCTCTCCCCTGATCGTATGGGTGAGCTGCGCACACTGGCCCAAATTCTCGAACTGGCAGGCTCTGCGTCCCCGGCGCTTCAAGCCTCTGCCACTCCGGCCGCGCAGCACGCTGCTGCGTCCATCGTCGCCCCGACACCAGCGGCATTCGCCCCGGCTGTCGCGGCCGGAGCCATCCGGGAAACCTTGCTGGCGGTTGTCAGTGAAAAGACCGGTTATCCCGCCGATGTCATTGATCTCGAGATGGATCTCGAAGCCGATCTCGGTATCGACTCGATCAAGCGCGTCGAAATCCTTGGCTCGCTGAAAGAGCGTCTGCCGCAAATGGCCGAACTTTCTCCTGATCGCATGGGTGAGCTGCGCACGCTGGCCCAAATCCTGGAACTGGCTGGTTCCGCCGCTCCTGCTCCGGTCGCACAGCCCGCCGCCGTCTCTATCGCTACTCCCGTATCGGCGGCGACCTCTCCTGCTGTTGCGGCCGGAGCTGTGCGGGAAGCCCTGCTGTCGGTTGTCAGCGAAAAGACCGGTTATCCTTCGGATGTGATTGACCTGGACATGGACCTCGAGGCCGATCTCGGTATCGACTCGATCAAGCGTGTGGAAATCCTTGGCTCTCTGAAAGAACGCCTGCCGCAAATGGCAGAACTTTCGCCTGACCGTATGGGTGAATTGCGCACGCTGGCCCAAATTCTGGCGCTGGCCACCGAGGGTGCCGTCACGGATGTGCCTGCTGCTTCTGTGGCTGCACCGGTCCCGGCATCTGTCGTCGTCCCGGCGCTCGCTCCGACACAGGCACTTGTTCCTGAACCTGCCGGGTTGCCCGTGGGCGCTGTCCGCGAAGCACTGCTTGCCGTCGTCAGTGAAAAAACCGGTTATCCAACCGATGTCATCGATCTCGATATGGACCTCGAGGCTGATCTCGGCATCGACTCGATCAAGCGGGTGGAAATCCTCGGCGCCTTGAAGGAGCGCCTGCCGCAAATGGCGGAGCTTTCCCCGGATCGTATGGGTGAATTGCGCACCCTGGCCCAAATCCTGACCCTGGCCGAAGGTGAGGCTTCAAACGCTGGGGAACCCCAGCAGAAAGAGGCAGCTCTCGCTTCTTTTAAGGATGGTGACGATCTGATCGGGCGCGGTGTCGTCACCCTTTTGCCAGCTCCGCTCGATCTGGTGACGCAACAGGCTTTTCAGAAGGGGGCAAAATTTCTACTGACCGGTACCGATGACGCCCTGATCCTTGCCCTTCAGAAGGGTTTGAAAAGCAAGGGTATCGAGGCTGTCTGGCTGCGGTTCGAAGGCAAGGTTTCCTCGAAGGCTGGTCCGCAATTGGCGGCTGGCAAGGACGAGGCCGAGCTGAAACAGCAATTCGAAGCTCAGGGTCCTTGGGATGGGGTGATCTATGTTCACCCCAAGACAATCGACAACGCGCTTCCCGGCGCTGAAAGTGATGCCTCGGTCCTCTGGCTGAAACGAGCCCTGCTGCTTGCCAAGCTGTCGATCACGCCGCTCACGGCGCGGGCTGCCCAGGGTCGCACGGTGTTCATGACGCTGTCGCGGATGGATGGAGCCCTCGGCTACCGGGATGGCAGCCTTGCAACGGTCGCGGCTGGTGCCTTGTCCGGCCTGGTCAAGACCTATGCCGCCGAAGCACCGCATATCTTTGCCCGCGCCGTCGATATTGCGCCGCAGATCGAAGATGCTGCCGCTGCCGATCTGCTGGTGCAGGAAGTGTTCGATGCTCGCCACAGCATTACCGAAATCGGTCTTGACGGGCAGGGGCGCTGGAAGCCTTCCATTGAGGCGATTTCCTCCAGCGATGCCGTGACCGTTGCCGATCCTGATGAGTTGTTCATCGTCACCGGTGGTGCGCGGGGCGTGACGGCCGATTGCGTGCTGGCCCTGGCTTCTGCCGCTCCTCGTCGCTTCCTCCTGCTCGGTCGCTCCGCGCTTGAAGCCGAACCGGCTTGGGCCACGGGTCTCGAAACCGACGCGCAATTGAAGGGTGCAGCCCTTGCCGCACTGCGCGAAGGAAAAGCGCCGGTGACACCGAAGCTGATCGATCAGACCGTGCGTGGCGTTCTGGCGGGCCGTGAAATCCGCCAATTGCTGGCAGCCCTGGAAAAGCTTGGCAGCCATGCCAGCTATCTGTCGCTCGATATTTCCTCCCCGGCGATTTCCAGCCTCGGCGATCACCCCGAAATTCAGAAGGCCGCGAAAATCAGCCTTGTACATGGGGCTGGTGCGCTTGCCGATGCGGCCATTGCCCAGAAGAAAATCAGTGAAATGGACCGTGTCTTCACGCCGAAAATTTTCGGTCTGGCCGGTCTGATCAAGGCGCTGACGGGCAAGCCCTTCCACCGCGTCCTGCTGTTTTCCTCGGTAGCCGGTCTGTTTGGCAATCCGGGTCAGGCCGATTACGCCATGGCCAATGAAATGCTCAACCGTTTCGCCGCCAGCCAGTCGGTGAAGGGCGCGGATGTCCGGGCGATCAATTGGGGCCCGTGGCTTGGCGGCATGGTGACACCCGAAATCCGCGAGATCTTCATGAAACGCGGCGTTCCGATCATCCCACGCGATATCGGTGGCCAGTTCTTTGCCCGGGAAACCGCCATGCCTCTGCCAGCAACCGGCGCAGTGCTGGTGGGTGGGTTGACGCCGATCAATGCCCGCTTCGTCCCCTTTGCCGAATTGCCGCAGGCACCGAGGCGGCTTGCCCTGAGCGGTCACGACTGGACGAAGTCCTTGCTCCTGGCCGATCATCAGATCAAGGGACGTCCCGTCGTACCCGCAGCCTTCGTGCTTGGCCTGGTGGCGGATGGATTGGAAAGCCTGCTTCCAGGCTGGACATTCTCGGGCTTTGATCAGTTCAACGTGTTGAATGGCCTTGTCATCAACAAGGATTGGCGCGGTGATTTCGAACTGTCGCTCAGCGCTCTCCGCGCCGAGACAGCAGAAACCATCCGGCTGGATGTGATGTTGGCCGACGGCTCCGGACGTCCACGTTATAAGGCGGATAATATTCTGCTGCGCAAGGCCGCCTTCATGCCGCCACAGCCGGGCAAAGCTCTGCCTTCGCTGGAACCCTCGACGCCTGCCAATGGCTTCTATACGGACGGCACGCTGTTCCATGGCGAGAGCCTGCAAATGCTCAAGACCTACAGGAAGCTGGAAACTGCGAGCTATCTGTTCCGCATCGCCCAGCCCGCGGCCATCCATAGTGCGGCACTGAACGGATTTGCAGACAGCACATTGCTCGATGCCGTCTCCGTCGATGCGGTGCTGCAAGCAGCGCTGGCCGCAACGCGGCTGGAAGCCGATAGCCCGAGCCTGCCGATGCGGCTTGGATCGGCGACGCTGACGAGCCGGCCTGAGCCGGGCTCCGATTGGCTGATTGCCGCCCGCCTCAAGGCCAGCCGCGCCCAGGAACTGGATTGGGAACTGACCGGCTATGACCTCGATGGTCGCCTGCAGATGCAATTGGTCGCCACCACGGTCAAGCGGGACGAGGCACCGTCTGGCTCGCAAGGCACAAAATCCGTCGAGGCCGTCAAATGA